A stretch of the Malus sylvestris chromosome 10, drMalSylv7.2, whole genome shotgun sequence genome encodes the following:
- the LOC126587410 gene encoding protein LIKE COV 2-like has protein sequence MAQAKESTSSSPLTQPDFEDVSRSPPSSPNSSTRKACYAVLQSWVSKKFMTGCMVLFPVTVTFFITWWFVQFVDGFSSPIYARLGVSIFGLGFVTSLLFIFLIGIFASSWMGETVFWIGEWFIKRLPFMKHIYSASKQISSAISPDQKTTAFKEVAIIRHPRLGEYAFGFITSSVTLQVC, from the exons ATGGCGCAAGCTAAAGAGTCCACGTCGTCGAGTCCGCTGACCCAACCCGACTTTGAAGATGTTTCCAGGTCTCCGCCAAGCTCCCCCAACTCCTCCACTCGCAAG GCCTGCTATGCAGTGCTTCAGAGTTGGGTCTCCAAGAAATTCATGACTGGATG TATGGTTCTCTTTCCTGTCACTGTTACGTTCTTCATCACTTGGTGGTTTGTTCAGTTTGTAGATGGTTTTTCCAGCCCAATATATGCCAGGCTTGGGGTTAGCATATTTG GCCTAGGATTTGTTACATCCCTACTTTTTATATTCTTGATTGGTATTTTTGCTTCATCATGGATGGGTGAGACAGTTTTCTGGATTGGAGAATGGTTCATAAAACGATTGCCCTTTATGAAGCACATATACTCGGCCTCTAAACAGATTAGTTCTGCGATCTCTCCAG ATCAAAAGACCACTGCTTTTAAAGAGGTTGCAATTATCCGTCATCCTCGACTTGGTGAATATGCATTTGGTTTTATAACATCATCTGTAACCCTTCAGGTATGTTGA
- the LOC126587403 gene encoding uncharacterized protein LOC126587403, which yields MMKAMGKILSPFRVEAHKNNIDNNISQLPIIRPYNTSLRSMALVFAPPNSKYPPQRPLKLCSNFSSNEINIEEEEDVTELESESGLELESVNTNPCIDLLRFLLAVEVNSSYRQKASASSHRYLNQQLLPLAWFHSPLTTLKLIRYLGQTTDYELFYSALLWLHHNHPKTLASNIEPLAGNSGRDFVEIIYRLVLLQLISSQHSNSDDVRCRIRDKTIAIANKAAEMYHRDPDFQFLHDRVSGFFANYLKSDIEKLKSKNKRMNENEDGDDNYIEFSWAAACLPYAGYRAATQLCESIARKLFPRQDGYQGLEEVRPKKKSIEEEADYTSRARSRLTKEVLLPVRRMTCYDTFGGKCRIKQYLEDVKAGRCEIKIDDEPTSLLLLPHRVIHYVDNPDVGDVAQLHWKAMVEDLFNKGKWKNCLAVCNVSKPTSLRGQDVSVAFGLLVSQLSEQPWKGKVVPFARYPDLRLIQGGNDLKSQCAFLRGMDHTETCPFHTVLDLILQEAVNANLKPEQMIKKVLVFTHYGFEISNADGHWPTTYRAIQRKFEEKGYGDAVPHIVFWQLWNKGAAGNCVEPPSRIPGVTILTGYSDNFIKLFLDTEGEVGPKHALESAICDKEYLNLAVVD from the coding sequence ATGATGAAAGCTATGGGTAAAATTCTCTCCCCCTTCAGGGTAGAAGCACACAAGAATAATATCGATAACAATATTTCTCAGCTCCCAATAATTCGTCCTTATAATACTAGTTTGAGATCAATGGCACTGGTATTTGCTCCTCCTAACAGTAAATATCCACCACAGAGGCCACTGAAATTATGCTCAAATTTCTCTTCAAATGAGATTAAtattgaggaggaggaggatgtaACGGAATTGGAATCCGAATCGGGGTTGGAGTTGGAGAGTGTTAACACTAACCCCTGCATTGATCTGTTGCGTTTTCTGTTGGCTGTAGAGGTGAATTCCTCCTACAGGCAGAAAGCCTCCGCCTCCTCTCACAGATATCTAAACCAGCAACTTCTGCCGCTGGCCTGGTTCCACAGTCCCCTCACCACCCTCAAGCTCATTCGTTATCTCGGACAAACCACCGACTATGAATTGTTCTACAGTGCCTTGCTATGGCTCCACCACAACCACCCCAAAACCTTAGCCTCCAACATCGAGCCCCTTGCCGGCAACTCCGGTCGCGATTTTGTCGAGATTATCTACCGCCTTGTTCTTCTACAACTAATCAGCAGCCAACACTCAAATTCTGATGACGTCCGTTGTCGAATCAGAGACAAGACCATTGCCATTGCCAACAAGGCTGCCGAGATGTACCATCGCGACCCTGATTTTCAGTTTTTACACGACCGGGTTTCTGGTTTTTTCGCAAACTACCTAAAGTCTGATATTGAAAAGTTGAAGAGCAAGAACAAGAGGATGAATGAGAACGAGGATGGTGATGATAATTATATCGAGTTTAGCTGGGCTGCGGCATGTCTCCCATACGCTGGCTACCGGGCTGCCACGCAGCTGTGTGAAAGCATTGCGAGGAAGCTTTTTCCGCGACAAGATGGATACCAAGGTCTTGAAGAGGTACgtccgaaaaaaaaaagtattgaaGAGGAGGCCGATTACACGTCAAGAGCGCGAAGCCGGCTGACCAAGGAGGTTTTGCTGCCAGTGAGGAGGATGACATGTTATGACACTTTTGGCGGCAAGTGTAGGATTAAACAGTATCTGGAGGACGTGAAAGCCGGCCGCTGCGAGATTAAGATTGATGATGAACCTACTTCGCTGCTGCTGCTTCCGCATAGGGTGATACACTATGTGGACAATCCCGATGTAGGGGACGTTGCTCAACTTCACTGGAAGGCAATGGTGGAGGACTTGTTCAACAAAGGCAAGTGGAAGAATTGCTTGGCTGTATGTAACGTCTCGAAGCCCACGAGTCTGCGAGGTCAGGATGTGTCGGTGGCTTTTGGGTTACTGGTGTCTCAGCTGAGTGAACAGCCCTGGAAAGGAAAGGTCGTCCCTTTCGCTCGATATCCTGATCTGCGTCTGATACAAGGTGGAAATGATCTCAAGTCCCAGTGTGCATTTCTGAGGGGCATGGACCACACCGAAACTTGTCCTTTCCACACGGTGCTTGATTTGATCCTCCAAGAGGCTGTGAATGCCAATTTGAAGCCGGAGCAAATGATCAAGAAGGTGCTAGTTTTCACTCATTATGGCTTTGAGATATCTAATGCCGACGGTCACTGGCCAACTACTTACCGGGCAATACAAAGAAAGTTTGAGGAGAAAGGTTATGGGGATGCGGTGCCACACATAGTGTTCTGGCAGTTGTGGAACAAGGGCGCTGCCGGCAACTGTGTCGAGCCTCCTTCAAGAATACCAGGGGTGACCATCCTCACCGGCTACTCGGACAATTTCATCAAGTTGTTCCTGGATACTGAGGGGGAAGTTGGCCCCAAGCATGCCCTGGAATCCGCCATCTGTGACAAAGAGTACTTAAATCTTGCTGTGGTGGACTGA
- the LOC126588020 gene encoding protein NONRESPONDING TO OXYLIPINS 2, mitochondrial-like isoform X2 has protein sequence MASFCRSALMAGSRSIARSRALSQTSLNSLNPAAMASPFASATRTIPCATRFVSVLGCMESMMPLHSAIASARLTSNIAVDSTCWSSLSLGLLDRS, from the exons ATGGCTTCCTTCTGCAGATCAGCTCTAATGGCGGGCTCAAGGTCCATAGCTCGCTCAAGAGCCCTCAGCCAAACCTCCCTGAACTCCCTAAACCCCGCAGCCATGGCATCCCCGTTTGCTTCCGCCACCAGAACAATTCCTTGCGCTACAAG ATTCGTTTCGGTGTTGGGATGCATGGAGTCAATGATGCCGCTTCACAGTGCCATTGCTTCTGCTCGGCTTACATCCAACATTGCCGTCGATTCCACCTGCTGGAGTTCCCTTTCTCTTG GGCTCCTCGACCGAAGCTGA
- the LOC126588020 gene encoding protein NONRESPONDING TO OXYLIPINS 2, mitochondrial-like isoform X1 — translation MASFCRSALMAGSRSIARSRALSQTSLNSLNPAAMASPFASATRTIPCATRFVSVLGCMESMMPLHSAIASARLTSNIAVDSTCWSSLSLGLASPL, via the exons ATGGCTTCCTTCTGCAGATCAGCTCTAATGGCGGGCTCAAGGTCCATAGCTCGCTCAAGAGCCCTCAGCCAAACCTCCCTGAACTCCCTAAACCCCGCAGCCATGGCATCCCCGTTTGCTTCCGCCACCAGAACAATTCCTTGCGCTACAAG ATTCGTTTCGGTGTTGGGATGCATGGAGTCAATGATGCCGCTTCACAGTGCCATTGCTTCTGCTCGGCTTACATCCAACATTGCCGTCGATTCCACCTGCTGGAGTTCCCTTTCTCTTG GTCTTGCATCACCGTTGTGA
- the LOC126587567 gene encoding uncharacterized protein LOC126587567, with amino-acid sequence MLRRKIRLTKEYLYRKSLEGKQRLLYEKKRKIKEALEEGKPIPTELRNEEAALRQEIDLEDENTAVPRSHIDDEYANATQRDPKILLTTSRDPSAPLIQFTKELKLVFPNAQQMNRGGQVISEIIETCRSHEFTDVVLVHEHRGVPDGLIISHLPFGPTAYFQLLNVVTRHDIKDKKAMGTMPQVYPHVILDNFTTKLGERAANILKHLFPVPKPDTKRIITFANRSDYISFRHHTYEKPGGPKSIELKEIGPRFELRLFKIRLGTMDQDEAQNEWVIRPYMNTAKKQKYMGD; translated from the exons ATGCTGCGCCGAAAAATTAGGTTGACGAAGGAGTACTTGTACAGAAAGAGCTTGGAAGGCAAACAACGCTTGCTCTATGAGAAGAAGCGCAAGATCAAAGAAGCTCTAgaag AGGGGAAACCGATACCCACCGAGCTTCGGAACGAGGAGGCTGCCCTTCGTCAAGAGATCGATTTAGAGGACGAAAACACTGCCG TCCCGAGGTCACATATAGATGATGAGTATGCAAACGCAACTCAGAGAGATCCGAAAATTTTGCTGACTACTTCCCGGGATCCGAGTGCTCCTCTTATACAATTTACTAAG GAACTGAAACTCGTTTTTCCCAATGCGCAACAAATGAATCGTGGTGGTCAG GTTATTTCTGAAATTATTGAAACATGCCGTTCACACGAATTTACGGATGTTGTGCTGGTTCATGAACATCGTGGTGTACCAGATGGTTTGATTATAAGCCACCTTCCTTTTGGTCCAACAGCTTATTTTCAACTACTCAATGTG GTCACAAGACATGACATCAAAGACAAGAAGGCCATGGGAACGATGCCTCAGGTTTATCCACACGTGATACTTGACAATTTCACGACCAAG TTGGGTGAGAGGGCAGCAAATATTTTAAAGCATCTCTTTCCAGTGCCAAAGCCAGATACAAAACGCATAATCACTTTCGCCAATCGCTCTGACTACATTTCATTCAG GCACCATACTTATGAGAAGCCTGGAGGTCCTAAATCTATTGAGCTGAAGGAGATCGGTCCTCGGTTTGAATTGAGGCTTTTTAAG ATAAGGTTAGGAACAATGGATCAGGATGAAGCCCAGAATGAATGGGTCATCAGACCATATATGAACACGGCCAAGAAACAGAAGTATATGGGGGATTGA